A stretch of the Nicotiana tabacum cultivar K326 chromosome 6, ASM71507v2, whole genome shotgun sequence genome encodes the following:
- the LOC107821629 gene encoding uncharacterized protein LOC107821629 isoform X1 — protein sequence MEEYLQCMKTLRTQMNDVEDQAAKITAEEQMQITILQNLENEINSVKCQTSHLREEIARILEKRGQICSVILEKQRKIASLEADSSTLNQTLELLQQERNNMSAKLIEKSDYYAKTVKDVTAQLGEQQVIFQGWIRNGKENSCDREHREVMDKIGEETGEFEENQDNMTEILKMNMEDARTKLNQLSELKSKLVMENSQVRRSLELVKSKMTNFKAPLREMDSKSLEEEYEALLSDKAGEAEYLQSLQLQIAKLMRISHSIKCSCGEEFKIDMDLCA from the exons ATGGAAGAGTATTTGCAGTGCATGAAGACTCTCCGCACTCAAATGAACG atGTGGAGGATCAAGCAGCTAAGATAACAGCCGAAGAGCAAATGCAAATCACGATACTGCAAAATCTCGAAAATGAAATTAACTCAG TGAAATGTCAGACAAGCCATCTCAGAGAGGAAATTGCTAGGATATTGGAGAAAAGGGGGCAGATCTGTTCAGTGATCttggaaaagcaaagaaaaattgcTTCTCTAGAAGCTGATTCATCCACCCTCAACCAG ACATTGGAGCTCCTTCAACAAGAGAGAAACAACATGTCAGCAAAACTTATTGAGAAAAG TGATTATTATGCTAAGACTGTTAAAGATGTAACTGCTCAGCTAGGAGAACAGCAGGTCATTTTCCAG GGTTGGATCAGAAATGGCAAAGAGAACTCGTGCGATAGAGAGCATCGCGAG GTGATGGACAAAATTGGTGAGGAAACAGGTGAATTTGAAG AGAATCAGGATAATATGACAGAAATCCTAAAGATGAATATGGAAGATGCTAGAACAAAGCTAAACCAGCTGAGTGAGCTGAAGTCAAAACTTGTCATGGAGAACAGCCAG GTAAGGAGATCTCTTGAGCTTGTGAAGTCAAAGATGACGAATTTCAAG GCACCACTTAGGGAAATGGATAGCAAATCCTTAGAAGAGGAGTACGAAGCACTTCTCTCAGACAAAGCTGGAGAGGCAGAGTATCTGCAGTCTTTACAACTCCAGATTGCAAAATTGATG AGAATTTCCCACAGTATCAAATGTTCTTGTGGAGAGGAGTTCAAGATAGACATGGATCTTTGTGCATGA
- the LOC107821629 gene encoding uncharacterized protein LOC107821629 isoform X2: MEEYLQCMKTLRTQMNDVEDQAAKITAEEQMQITILQNLENEINSVKCQTSHLREEIARILEKRGQICSVILEKQRKIASLEADSSTLNQTLELLQQERNNMSAKLIEKSDYYAKTVKDVTAQLGEQQGWIRNGKENSCDREHREVMDKIGEETGEFEENQDNMTEILKMNMEDARTKLNQLSELKSKLVMENSQVRRSLELVKSKMTNFKAPLREMDSKSLEEEYEALLSDKAGEAEYLQSLQLQIAKLMRISHSIKCSCGEEFKIDMDLCA, translated from the exons ATGGAAGAGTATTTGCAGTGCATGAAGACTCTCCGCACTCAAATGAACG atGTGGAGGATCAAGCAGCTAAGATAACAGCCGAAGAGCAAATGCAAATCACGATACTGCAAAATCTCGAAAATGAAATTAACTCAG TGAAATGTCAGACAAGCCATCTCAGAGAGGAAATTGCTAGGATATTGGAGAAAAGGGGGCAGATCTGTTCAGTGATCttggaaaagcaaagaaaaattgcTTCTCTAGAAGCTGATTCATCCACCCTCAACCAG ACATTGGAGCTCCTTCAACAAGAGAGAAACAACATGTCAGCAAAACTTATTGAGAAAAG TGATTATTATGCTAAGACTGTTAAAGATGTAACTGCTCAGCTAGGAGAACAGCAG GGTTGGATCAGAAATGGCAAAGAGAACTCGTGCGATAGAGAGCATCGCGAG GTGATGGACAAAATTGGTGAGGAAACAGGTGAATTTGAAG AGAATCAGGATAATATGACAGAAATCCTAAAGATGAATATGGAAGATGCTAGAACAAAGCTAAACCAGCTGAGTGAGCTGAAGTCAAAACTTGTCATGGAGAACAGCCAG GTAAGGAGATCTCTTGAGCTTGTGAAGTCAAAGATGACGAATTTCAAG GCACCACTTAGGGAAATGGATAGCAAATCCTTAGAAGAGGAGTACGAAGCACTTCTCTCAGACAAAGCTGGAGAGGCAGAGTATCTGCAGTCTTTACAACTCCAGATTGCAAAATTGATG AGAATTTCCCACAGTATCAAATGTTCTTGTGGAGAGGAGTTCAAGATAGACATGGATCTTTGTGCATGA